A region from the Melanotaenia boesemani isolate fMelBoe1 chromosome 11, fMelBoe1.pri, whole genome shotgun sequence genome encodes:
- the rab3c gene encoding ras-related protein Rab-3C gives MAATQDIKGKGEGGDQNFDYMFKLLIIGNSSVGKTSFLFRYADDAFTSAFVSTVGIDFKVKTVYKNDKRIKLQIWDTAGQERYRTITTAYYRGAMGFILMYDITNEESFGAVQDWSTQIKTYSWDNAQVVLAGNKCDMEEERVVSVDSGRLLAEQLGFEFFETSAKDNINVKQTFERLVDLICDKMSESLDTDPAVTTGAPTAKLTDSAPPLQQPGCNC, from the exons ATGGCTGCCACTCAGGATATAAAAGGGAAAGGAGAGGGAGGAGACCAAAATTTTGACTACATGTTCAAGTTGCTGATCATCGGCAACAGCAGCGTGGGCAAAACGTCCTTTCTGTTCCGCTACGCCGATGATGCCTTCACTTCAGCCTTTGTCAGCACAGTGGGCATCGACTTTAAAGTGAAGACTGTGTACAAGAACGACAAGAGGATCAAACTGCAGATCTGG GACACTGCAGGCCAGGAGCGCTACAGGACCATCACCACTGCTTACTACCGTGGTGCCATGGGCTTTATTCTCATGTATGACATCACCAATGAGGAGTCCTTTGGAGCTGTGCAGGACTG GTCAACCCAGATAAAAACCTACTCGTGGGATAATGCCCAGGTGGTGCTGGCTGGGAATAAATGTGATATGGAAGAAGAGAGAGTAGTCTCAGTGGACAGTGGCAGACTGCTGGCAGAACAGTTGG GTTTTGAATTCTTTGAAACAAGCGCCAAGGACAACATCAACGTGAAGCAGACCTTTGAACGTCTTGTTGACCTAATTTGCGACAAGATGTCTGAGAGCTTGGACACTGATCCGGCCGTCACCACAGGAGCCCCCACCGCCAAACTCACAGACAGCGCTCCGCCTCTCCAACAGCCGGGATGCAACTGTTAG
- the si:dkey-190g11.3 gene encoding adenine nucleotide translocase lysine N-methyltransferase isoform X2, which yields MSAQQQTGAGQSVPAMEDSIEMILEDHGRILPTNKPHPIVSACTGALLTGIYGLWSLFALPGFRKIPFRLKVPYLPSSKDQMQNVMKLLEGRKGRLADLGSGDGRLVFAASSAGFQCTGFEINSILVAYARSKACWSGVPSSQATFVKKDFWKTDLSSFNNVTAFLAPGVMEVLEEKLLKELPDDAHVIACRFPFPNWPKKSSVGSGLDQTFAYDINTVRTHLRNTPSTPKK from the exons ATGAGTGCGCAGCAGCAGACGGGGGCGGGTCAG TCAGTCCCCGCAATGGAGGACTCAATTGAGATGATTCTGGAAGACCATGGCAGGATATTACCAACCAACAAACCCCATCCCATTGTATCAGCCTGCACAGGCGCTCTGCTCACAGGCATCTATGGATTATGGAGCCTCTTTGCCCTACCTGGTTTCCGCAAAATCCCATTTAGGCTCAAG GTTCCCTACTTGCCTTCCAGTAAAGATCAAATGCAAAATGTTATGAAATTGCTCGAGGGGCGAAAAGGGCGCTTAGCCGATCTGGGATCAGGAGATGGAAGATTG GTGTTTGCAGCCTCTTCTGCTGGTTTCCAGTGCACTGGGTTTGAGATTAACTCCATTTTAGTGGCATATGCCAGGAGCAAGGCCTGCTGGAGTGGAGTTCCCTCCAGTCAGGCAACATTCgtaaaaaaagacttttggaAA ACTGATTTATCTTCATTCAACAATGTTACTGCTTTTCTTGCCCCAGGAGTG ATGGAGGTGCTCGAAGAGAAGCTGTTGAAGGAGCTTCCTGATGATGCTCATGTCATCGCTTGCCGTTTTCCTTTTCCTAACTGGCCTAAAAAATCATCTGTTGGTTCTGGATTGGACCAGACTTTTGCTTATGACATCAACACTGTACGCACACATCTGAGAAATACACCAAGCACACCAAAAAAATAA
- the si:dkey-190g11.3 gene encoding adenine nucleotide translocase lysine N-methyltransferase isoform X1: MSAQQQTGAGQVGRADSVPAMEDSIEMILEDHGRILPTNKPHPIVSACTGALLTGIYGLWSLFALPGFRKIPFRLKVPYLPSSKDQMQNVMKLLEGRKGRLADLGSGDGRLVFAASSAGFQCTGFEINSILVAYARSKACWSGVPSSQATFVKKDFWKTDLSSFNNVTAFLAPGVMEVLEEKLLKELPDDAHVIACRFPFPNWPKKSSVGSGLDQTFAYDINTVRTHLRNTPSTPKK, translated from the exons ATGAGTGCGCAGCAGCAGACGGGGGCGGGTCAGGTAGGCCGCGCAGAC TCAGTCCCCGCAATGGAGGACTCAATTGAGATGATTCTGGAAGACCATGGCAGGATATTACCAACCAACAAACCCCATCCCATTGTATCAGCCTGCACAGGCGCTCTGCTCACAGGCATCTATGGATTATGGAGCCTCTTTGCCCTACCTGGTTTCCGCAAAATCCCATTTAGGCTCAAG GTTCCCTACTTGCCTTCCAGTAAAGATCAAATGCAAAATGTTATGAAATTGCTCGAGGGGCGAAAAGGGCGCTTAGCCGATCTGGGATCAGGAGATGGAAGATTG GTGTTTGCAGCCTCTTCTGCTGGTTTCCAGTGCACTGGGTTTGAGATTAACTCCATTTTAGTGGCATATGCCAGGAGCAAGGCCTGCTGGAGTGGAGTTCCCTCCAGTCAGGCAACATTCgtaaaaaaagacttttggaAA ACTGATTTATCTTCATTCAACAATGTTACTGCTTTTCTTGCCCCAGGAGTG ATGGAGGTGCTCGAAGAGAAGCTGTTGAAGGAGCTTCCTGATGATGCTCATGTCATCGCTTGCCGTTTTCCTTTTCCTAACTGGCCTAAAAAATCATCTGTTGGTTCTGGATTGGACCAGACTTTTGCTTATGACATCAACACTGTACGCACACATCTGAGAAATACACCAAGCACACCAAAAAAATAA
- the si:dkey-190g11.3 gene encoding adenine nucleotide translocase lysine N-methyltransferase isoform X3, with protein sequence MEDSIEMILEDHGRILPTNKPHPIVSACTGALLTGIYGLWSLFALPGFRKIPFRLKVPYLPSSKDQMQNVMKLLEGRKGRLADLGSGDGRLVFAASSAGFQCTGFEINSILVAYARSKACWSGVPSSQATFVKKDFWKTDLSSFNNVTAFLAPGVMEVLEEKLLKELPDDAHVIACRFPFPNWPKKSSVGSGLDQTFAYDINTVRTHLRNTPSTPKK encoded by the exons ATGGAGGACTCAATTGAGATGATTCTGGAAGACCATGGCAGGATATTACCAACCAACAAACCCCATCCCATTGTATCAGCCTGCACAGGCGCTCTGCTCACAGGCATCTATGGATTATGGAGCCTCTTTGCCCTACCTGGTTTCCGCAAAATCCCATTTAGGCTCAAG GTTCCCTACTTGCCTTCCAGTAAAGATCAAATGCAAAATGTTATGAAATTGCTCGAGGGGCGAAAAGGGCGCTTAGCCGATCTGGGATCAGGAGATGGAAGATTG GTGTTTGCAGCCTCTTCTGCTGGTTTCCAGTGCACTGGGTTTGAGATTAACTCCATTTTAGTGGCATATGCCAGGAGCAAGGCCTGCTGGAGTGGAGTTCCCTCCAGTCAGGCAACATTCgtaaaaaaagacttttggaAA ACTGATTTATCTTCATTCAACAATGTTACTGCTTTTCTTGCCCCAGGAGTG ATGGAGGTGCTCGAAGAGAAGCTGTTGAAGGAGCTTCCTGATGATGCTCATGTCATCGCTTGCCGTTTTCCTTTTCCTAACTGGCCTAAAAAATCATCTGTTGGTTCTGGATTGGACCAGACTTTTGCTTATGACATCAACACTGTACGCACACATCTGAGAAATACACCAAGCACACCAAAAAAATAA
- the plk2b gene encoding serine/threonine-protein kinase PLK2b yields the protein MHSECRTTNHILMEVQRSTGLQQTNCSTMCESTQRSCEPRRKRTDERNAPSEMARIITDPATGKCYCRGKVLGKGGFAKCYEMTDLSTSKVYAAKIIPHARVSKPHQRDKIDREIELHRALHHKHIVHFYHHFEDKENIYILLEYCSRKSLAHILKARKVLTEPEVRYYLRQIVSGLKYLHEQEILHRDLKLGNFFVSESMDLKVGDFGLAAKLEPAGNRRKTICGTPNYLSPEVLNKQGHGCESDIWALGCVMYTMLLGRPPFETTNLKETYRCIREARYSLPSSLSPQAKQLIASLLAKIPEDRPNLDHILRHDFFTQGFSPERLPPSCCHSAPDFHISSPAKSFFKKAAAALFGGKRDKVKYYETLNKLTKEEEEIYKLQYDLEKTVISQQQSKKMSENGSLLPPSAGSPVALATESQSPTTQDTIRLIVRGSLGSCSSSSECLEDSTTGSMAETVASVLRGCLEKMPKANDIPLASNSCNLQWVTKWVDYSNKYGFGYQLSDYTVGVLFNNGTHMSLLPDRKTIHYYAELGQRSVFPTCEVPERFVGQVTVLKYFSHYMEENLMDGGDLGPITDAHMPRLYLLQWLKSDRALMMLFNDGTFQVNFYHDHTKIILCSQRDEYMLTYINEERVSKTFQLNSLLTSGCPTDLRQRLVYSLNMLLQRCS from the exons ATGCATTCTGAGTGCAGGACGACAAACCATATATTGATGGAAGTACAGAGAAGTACCGGGCTCCAACAGACAAACTGCAGCACTATGTGTGAATCAACACAGAGGTCCTGCGAGCCTCGCCGGAAGAGAACGGATGAGCGCAATGCGCCCTCAGAAATGGCACGGATAATCACCGATCCTGCCACGGGGAAGTGTTACTGCCGTGGGAAAGTTTTGGGAAAG GGAGGTTTTGCAAAATGCTATGAGATGACCGACCTCTCCACTAGCAAAGTTTACGCAGCCAAGATCATCCCACATGCGCGCGTCTCCAAACCTCACCAACGGGATAAG ATTGACAGAGAAATTGAGCTGCACAGAGCATTGCACCATAAGCACATTGTGCACTTTTATCATCATTTTGAggacaaagaaaacatctacaTCCTGCTGGAATACTGTAGTAGAAAA TCGTTAGCCCACATCCTGAAGGCTCGTAAAGTGCTTACTGAGCCAGAGGTCCGTTATTACCTGAGACAGATTGTCTCTGGACTGAAGTACCTACATGAACAAGAAATCCTTCACAGAGACCTTAAACTGG GTAACTTTTTTGTGAGTGAGTCGATGGATCTGAAGGTTGGGGATTTTGGTCTGGCTGCCAAGTTGGAGCCAGCGGGAAACAGGAGGAAGACGATCTGTGGAACTCCCAACTACCTGTCCCCTGAAGTGCTCAATAAGCAGGGTCATGGCTGTGAATCAGACATCTGGGCCTTAGGCTGTGTAAT GTACActatgctgttgggacggccaCCATTTGAAACCACCAACCTGAAGGAGACGTACAGGTGTATTAGAGAGGCGCGATATTCCCTTCCCTCCTCCCTTTCACCACAGGCTAAGCAGCTAATTGCCAGCCTGTTGGCCAAGATTCCAGAGGACAGACCCAACCTGGATCACATTCTTAGACATGACTTCTTCACTCAG GGCTTCAGTCCAGAGCGTCTGCCGCCTAGCTGCTGCCATTCTGCACCAGATTTCCACATCTCCAGTCCAGCCAAGAGTTTCTTTAagaaagctgctgctgcgtTGTTTGGTGGGAAGAGGGACAAGGTCAAATACTATGAGACACTGA ATAAGCTAactaaagaagaagaggagatcTATAAGCTCCAGTATGACTTGGAGAAAACTGTGATCAGCCAACAACAGAGCAAAAAGATGTCTGAg AATGGAAGTCTACTTCCGCCATCTGCTGGGAGCCCCGTTGCCCTAGCAACAGAGAGCCAGTCTCCGACAACGCAAGATACCATCCGTCTGATCGTCAGGGGGAGTCTgggcagctgcagcagcagtagtGAAT GCCTGGAAGACAGCACAACAGGCAGCATGGCTGAGACTGTTGCTAGTGTGTTAAGGGGATGTCTGGAGAAAATGCCTAAAG CAAATGACATTCCTCTGGCGTCAAATAGCTGCAATCTTCAGTGGGTGACTAAATGGGTGGACTATTCCAACAAGTATGGCTTTGGCTACCAGTTATCTGATTACACCGTGGGAGTTCTCTTCAACAACGGCACTCACATGAGCCTCCTGCCAGACAGAAa GACCATCCATTACTATGCTGAGTTGGGCCAACGCTCTGTTTTCCCCACCTGTGAAGTCCCCGAGCGCTTTGTGGGCCAAGTGACTGTGCTCAAGTATTTTTCACACTACATGGAAGAAAACCTAATGGAT GGTGGAGACCTTGGTCCAATTACAGATGCACACATGCCCAGACTCTACCTGCTACAGTGGCTCAAGTCTGACCGCGCCCTCATGATGCTCTTTAACGATGGCACTTTCCAG GTCAACTTTTACCACGATCATACCAAGATCATCCTGTGCTCCCAGAGGGATGAGTACATGCTGACATACATCAATGAGGAACGTGTCTCCAAAACCTTTCAACTTAACTCCCTGCTGACGTCCGGCTGCCCCACTGACCTGCGTCAGCGCTTGGTGTACTCCCTCAATATGCTCCTGCAGAGATGCAGCTAA